The Agrobacterium vitis region CGGCGGGCCAGGTGTCGATGACCCAGCCTGCGGCATCGCGCATGCTGGCCGAGATCGAACGGATCGTCGGCGCGGCGGTATTCCTGCGCACGCCCAAGGGCATGGAGGCGACCGAAGTGGGGGCAGCCTTGGTGCGGCGCTCGGAAATCCTGCTTCAGGAAATGCGCGAGGCGATGCGCGAGGTGGACGCAATCAAGCGCGGCGCATCCGGCACGGTCAGTGTCGGGGCGGTAACGGGCGGGGCGCTCGGCTATATCGTGCCGGCCATCAGCACCCTGAAGGCGGAAGCACGCACTGCCGATATTTATGTCGATGTGGCCCCGAGCGGTACGCTGATCTCCAATCTCGTTTCGGGACAGTTCGATTTTGTGCTGGGGCGGATCCCCGTTGGTGTCGATGCCCGTCAATTCCATATTCGTCACGCCCGAACAGAGGAAGTGGATCTGATCGTCCACCAAAGCCACCCCCTGGCCAATGCGAGTGATCTCGGCATGACCGACCTGCTGCATTTTCCCTGGGTGATGCAGGGGCCGGGCGCGCCGGTGCGCCAGGCCGTTGAAAACGCCTTTATCGATGCGGGAACAATGCTGCCGGTAGATGTTGTCAACACCACCTCGCTGTTAGTGATGATTGCGATGATTGCCGCGTCCAACGCGATCACGCCGCTGTCGCGGGAAGTCTCGGACCTGCTCTGTCGGCAGACGACAGGGGCCGGGCTGTGCTGTCTGAAAATCCGGCGGCCGATTATCGTCCTGCCTTATCATATGATCAGCATGAAAAACCGGCATATGTCGACGCTGGCCGCCCGTCTTCAGGACCTCGTCCTTCAGGAATTCACCACGCGCTGAGGCCTGTTCATTTCTGGTATCTGTTGATCTGTGACAGGATCGTTTTGGAACAGCTGCCACTTTTTCAAGAGGCGGCGGTTGTAGACAGGTCGGCCAGACACTGGTGGTTTTGCCGGTTTGTCGGCAAAGCCGTGTTTATCGATAGTCGAACGTACCGAAAGCGTTAACAAAGGCTTGTTTTGCAATCGCGACCTCCCTTAAATGCCGCTGGCATGAGGTCATCATGTCACGGGGACGGGGGTGCGCGGAGGCGATAAGCTGGTGCGGTTCCCCCGTATCGAGGGTCAGGAGGTTTCCATGAGTTTGACAATAGGCTCACCAAAAGAATTATATGCTGGCGAAGCGCGCGTTGCGATGACGCCCGACAGCGCACAACAATTGCAGAAACTCGGGTATGCATGCCTGATCGAAACAGGCGCCGGCAAGGCTGCGGGTTTTTCCGATGATGCCTACCGCAAAGCGGGTGTTACGGTTGCCGACACCGCGCAAGCGCTCTATGCGCAGGCGGATGTGATCGCCAAGGTTCGTCCCCCGGAATCGACTGAAATTGCCCAGTTGCAGCCTGGAAAAACCCTGATCTCCTTCTTTTATCCCGCGCAGAATGCCGCGCTTCTGGAAGAAGCCAGGACCAAGGGCGCCAATGTGATCGCCATGGACATGGTGCCGCGCATCTCGCGCGCCCAGAAAATGGACGCCTTGTCCTCCATGGCCAATATTGCCGGTTATCGCGCCGTGATTGAGGCGGGCAATAATTTTGGCCGGTTCTTCACCGGGCAGGTGACGGCAGCGGGCAAGGTTCCTCCAGCCAAGGTGTTGATCATTGGTGCCGGTGTCGCCGGTCTTGCCGCGATTGGTACGGCGACGTCTCTGGGCGCCATCGTCTATGCGTTCGACGTTCGCCCTGAAGTGGCCGAGCAGATCGAGAGCATGGGTGCGCAATTCGTCTATCTCGAATTCGAAGCCACTCAGGATGGTGCGGCGACCGGCGGTTATGCGGCGCCGTCTTCACCTGAATTCCGCGAAAAGCAGCTGGCGAAATTCCGCGAGCTGGCCCCCGATATCGATATCGTCATCACCACGGCTCTCATCCCAGGCCGGGATGCGCCAAAGCTGTGGCTGGCCGATATGGTGGCCTCCATGAAGCCCGGCTCTGTCATTATCGACCTTGCCGCCGAGCGGGGCGGCAATTGCGATCTGACGGTGGCCGACCAGCGGGTGGTGTCCGACAACGGCGTTATTGTCATTGGTTACACGGATTTTCCGAGCCGGATGGCGGCGCAGTCCTCGACGCTCTATTCCACGAATATTCGTCATATGATGACGGATCTGACGCCGGCCAAGGATGGCAAGCTCGTTCACAACATGGAAGACGACGTTATCAGGGGCGCGACCGTGACCTTTGATGGCGCGATCACCTATCCGCCACCGCCGCCCAAGGTGCAGGCGATTGCCGCCGCCAAGCCGAAGGAAAAGGTCAAGGAACTGACCCATGATGAAAAGCGGGCCAAGGAGACGGCAGATTTCAAGGCGCAGACCGCCAATCAGGTCAAGCTGCTGGCGATTGGTACGGCTGTGATGCTTCTGGTAGGTGCGTTTGCACCTGTCAGCTTCATGAGCCATTTCATTGTGTTCGTTCTGGCCTGCTTCATTGGCTTCCAGGTGATCTGGGGTGTCAGCCATTCGCTGCATACGCCGCTGATGGCGGTGACCAACGCGATTTCCGGTATCGTCATTCTGGGCGCATTGTTGCAGATCGGCTCCAGCAACTGGCTGGTGGTGACGCTGGCGGCACTGTCCGTGCTGATTGCGACGATCAATATCGTCGGCGGCTTCCTCGTGACA contains the following coding sequences:
- a CDS encoding Re/Si-specific NAD(P)(+) transhydrogenase subunit alpha, whose amino-acid sequence is MTIGSPKELYAGEARVAMTPDSAQQLQKLGYACLIETGAGKAAGFSDDAYRKAGVTVADTAQALYAQADVIAKVRPPESTEIAQLQPGKTLISFFYPAQNAALLEEARTKGANVIAMDMVPRISRAQKMDALSSMANIAGYRAVIEAGNNFGRFFTGQVTAAGKVPPAKVLIIGAGVAGLAAIGTATSLGAIVYAFDVRPEVAEQIESMGAQFVYLEFEATQDGAATGGYAAPSSPEFREKQLAKFRELAPDIDIVITTALIPGRDAPKLWLADMVASMKPGSVIIDLAAERGGNCDLTVADQRVVSDNGVIVIGYTDFPSRMAAQSSTLYSTNIRHMMTDLTPAKDGKLVHNMEDDVIRGATVTFDGAITYPPPPPKVQAIAAAKPKEKVKELTHDEKRAKETADFKAQTANQVKLLAIGTAVMLLVGAFAPVSFMSHFIVFVLACFIGFQVIWGVSHSLHTPLMAVTNAISGIVILGALLQIGSSNWLVVTLAALSVLIATINIVGGFLVTRRMLAMFQKS
- a CDS encoding LysR family transcriptional regulator, with amino-acid sequence MNNTPANRLQPKHFTLIKAIGELGQLSLAAGQVSMTQPAASRMLAEIERIVGAAVFLRTPKGMEATEVGAALVRRSEILLQEMREAMREVDAIKRGASGTVSVGAVTGGALGYIVPAISTLKAEARTADIYVDVAPSGTLISNLVSGQFDFVLGRIPVGVDARQFHIRHARTEEVDLIVHQSHPLANASDLGMTDLLHFPWVMQGPGAPVRQAVENAFIDAGTMLPVDVVNTTSLLVMIAMIAASNAITPLSREVSDLLCRQTTGAGLCCLKIRRPIIVLPYHMISMKNRHMSTLAARLQDLVLQEFTTR